A genome region from Brassica oleracea var. oleracea cultivar TO1000 chromosome C2, BOL, whole genome shotgun sequence includes the following:
- the LOC106325338 gene encoding transcription factor MYB108-like has protein sequence MDDKRSLMMNKNIGDFENNVDEEMDLRRGPWTVEEDFKLINYISTHGEGRWNSLSRCAGLKRTGKSCRLRWLNYLRPDVRRGNITLEEQLLILELHSRWGNRWSKIAQYLPGRTDNEIKNYWRTRVQKHAKQLKCDVNSQQFKDTMRYLWMPRLVERIQASASTSTGSATTSSCVTTPSDQFLMTSYDAGLNSNNNTNMDHLSFMSNPNGYVTQETSSVSVSPTSGLTEYHIGSEVEKVENNQDQSLVGPQIMSPPENYLDVNCGLLSEDLTQSYHNWFENDNGMIPPYSDSVWNIGSDEDFWLLLQQQQQLVNNGSF, from the exons ATGGATGACAAAAGAAGCTTAATGATGAACAAGAACATTGGAGATTTCGAGAATAACGTGGATGAAGAAATGGACCTAAGAAGAGGTCCATGGACAGTTGAGGAAGATTTCAAGCTCATCAATTACATTTCCACTCATGGTGAAGGCCGATGGAACTCTCTCTCTCGTTGCGCCG GACTCAAACGGACCGGAAAAAGCTGCAGACTACGGTGGTTAAACTATCTCCGACCAGACGTCCGCCGTGGAAACATAACCCTTGAAGAACAACTCTTAATTCTTGAACTTCACTCCCGTTGGGGCAATAG ATGGTCTAAGATTGCACAATATTTACCAGGAAGAACAGATAACGAGATCAAAAACTACTGGAGAACACGTGTGCAAAAGCATGCAAAACAACTTAAATGCGACGTGAACAGTCAACAATTTAAAGACACCATGAGGTATCTTTGGATGCCTCGTCTCGTAGAGCGGATCCAAGCCTCCGCTTCAACCTCCACCGGTTCTGCTACAACGTCGTCTTGCGTCACCACCCCTTCAGATCAGTTCTTGATGACGTCGTACGATGCCGGACTCAATAGCAATAACAATACCAACATGGACCACTTGAGTTTCATGAGCAACCCTAATGGTTATGTCACGCAGGAAACTTCAAGCGTGTCAGTATCCCCGACGTCCGGTTTAACCGAGTATCACATCGGTAGTGAAGTGGAAAAGGTTGAGAACAACCAGGATCAGAGTTTGGTGGGTCCACAAATCATGTCGCCGCCGGAGAATTATTTGGATGTTAACTGTGGATTATTAAGCGAAGATTTAACGCAGAGTTATCATAATTGGTTTGAAAATGATAATGGAATGATACCTCCTTATTCGGACAGTGTTTGGAACATAGGGAGTGATGAAGACTTTTGGCTCTTATTACAGCAACAACAGCAGCTCGTCAACAATGGAAGCTTCTGA